From the Micromonospora sediminicola genome, one window contains:
- the rplM gene encoding 50S ribosomal protein L13, translating into MRTYSPKPGEIERQWHVIDASDVVLGRLATHAATLLRGKHKPTFAPHVDTGDFVVIVNAGKVALTGNKRQTKVAYRHSGYPGGLKRVGYDELLTKRPERAIELAVKGMLPHNKLGRQLLKKLKVYAGAEHPHGAQQPAPFEIKQIAQ; encoded by the coding sequence GTGCGTACGTACAGCCCGAAGCCGGGTGAGATCGAGCGTCAGTGGCACGTCATCGACGCCTCTGATGTCGTGCTGGGCCGCCTGGCGACCCACGCCGCCACGCTGCTGCGTGGCAAGCACAAGCCGACTTTCGCGCCGCACGTCGACACGGGCGACTTCGTCGTCATCGTGAACGCGGGCAAGGTCGCGCTGACCGGCAACAAGCGCCAGACCAAGGTCGCTTACCGCCACTCCGGTTACCCGGGTGGTCTGAAGCGGGTCGGCTACGACGAGCTGCTCACCAAGCGGCCCGAGCGGGCCATCGAGCTGGCCGTGAAGGGCATGCTCCCGCACAACAAGCTGGGCCGTCAGCTCCTCAAGAAGCTGAAGGTCTACGCCGGTGCCGAGCACCCGCACGGCGCGCAGCAGCCGGCGCCGTTCGAGATCAAGCAGATCGCGCAGTGA
- a CDS encoding MFS transporter: MSTLATSTTTTPAPVATGRPGRITEWRPEDPAFWAAGGARVARRNLYVSIFAEHVGFSVWSLWSVVVLFLGPEYGIDPAGKFLLTAVPAALGAVLRLPYTLAVARFGGRNWTIVSALLLLVPAVPMAVLIEPGVSYATLMVLACLSGVGGGNFASSMANINLFFPDRLKGRALGLNAGGGNLGVPAVQLVGLAVLGVAGAAYPRLVPAVYLPLIVLAALAAARWLDNVPGARNEPGALRAAARDPHTWVMSLLYVGTFGSFIGFGFAFGQVLQLQFHDRFPTPVDAAWLTFLGPLVGSLVRPLGGQLADRLGGARVTFWNFVAMAGGAALVLYAARDRSFPLYLVGFLALFVFSGIGNGSTYKMIPAIFRARAAAETERTGDPEAARRRARRLSGALIGIAGAVGASGGVLVNVAFRQSFLTSGTADAAYLAFIGWYALCFLVTWVVYLRPGPRRLAGV, translated from the coding sequence GTGAGCACGCTCGCCACCAGCACCACCACGACCCCGGCGCCGGTCGCCACCGGCCGGCCCGGGCGGATCACCGAATGGCGTCCCGAGGACCCGGCGTTCTGGGCCGCCGGCGGCGCCCGGGTGGCCCGGCGCAACCTGTACGTCTCGATCTTCGCCGAACACGTCGGCTTCTCCGTGTGGAGCCTCTGGTCGGTGGTGGTGCTCTTCCTCGGCCCGGAGTACGGCATCGACCCGGCCGGGAAGTTCCTGCTCACCGCCGTGCCGGCCGCGCTGGGGGCGGTGCTGCGGCTGCCGTACACGCTCGCCGTGGCCCGGTTCGGCGGCCGGAACTGGACCATCGTGAGCGCCCTGCTCCTGCTCGTGCCGGCGGTGCCGATGGCGGTGCTGATCGAGCCCGGGGTGTCGTACGCCACGCTGATGGTGCTGGCCTGCCTGTCCGGCGTGGGCGGCGGCAACTTCGCCTCCTCCATGGCCAACATCAACCTGTTCTTCCCGGACCGGCTCAAGGGCCGGGCGCTGGGGCTCAACGCCGGCGGCGGCAACCTCGGCGTGCCGGCCGTGCAGCTCGTCGGGCTGGCGGTGCTGGGCGTCGCGGGCGCCGCGTACCCCCGGCTGGTGCCGGCGGTCTACCTGCCGCTGATCGTGCTCGCCGCGCTGGCCGCGGCCCGCTGGCTGGACAACGTGCCCGGGGCGCGCAACGAGCCGGGCGCGCTGCGGGCGGCGGCCCGGGACCCGCACACCTGGGTGATGTCGCTGCTCTACGTCGGCACGTTCGGCTCGTTCATCGGTTTCGGCTTCGCCTTCGGCCAGGTGCTCCAGCTCCAGTTCCACGACCGGTTCCCCACCCCGGTCGACGCCGCCTGGCTGACCTTCCTCGGGCCGCTGGTCGGCTCGCTGGTCCGGCCGCTCGGCGGTCAGCTGGCCGACCGGCTCGGCGGGGCCCGGGTCACGTTCTGGAACTTCGTGGCGATGGCCGGCGGCGCCGCGCTGGTGCTGTACGCGGCCCGGGACCGGTCCTTCCCGCTCTACCTGGTCGGGTTCCTGGCGCTCTTCGTCTTCTCCGGGATCGGCAACGGTTCGACGTACAAGATGATCCCGGCGATCTTCCGGGCCCGGGCGGCGGCCGAGACGGAGCGGACCGGCGACCCGGAGGCGGCGCGGCGGCGGGCCCGCCGGCTCTCCGGTGCGCTGATCGGCATCGCCGGCGCGGTCGGTGCCTCCGGCGGGGTGCTGGTGAACGTGGCGTTCCGGCAGTCGTTCCTGACCTCCGGCACCGCCGACGCCGCTTACCTGGCCTTCATCGGCTGGTACGCGCTCTGCTTCCTGGTGACCTGGGTGGTCTACCTCCGACCCGGGCCGCGTAGGCTGGCCGGCGTGTGA
- a CDS encoding class I SAM-dependent methyltransferase, whose translation MSVTDAFDAVAGTYDQARRRLVPCFDAFYGTAVEVAAPPLRTALAAGRTPEVLDLGAGTGLLSLLLAAAVPGVRLTLVDGAPAMLAVATGHLAARGVPHRTVHADLGDPLPAGRYDAVVSALAVHHLDDDGKRALYRRVVDALTPGGVFVNAEQVAGPTPALDRRYDEVWTARITERGSDAAEIAAARQRMRHDRPATVAEQCRWLAEAGLVDVDCFFKEWRFAVFGGHRPG comes from the coding sequence GTGAGCGTGACGGACGCGTTCGACGCGGTGGCGGGCACCTACGACCAGGCCCGGCGACGGCTGGTGCCGTGCTTCGACGCCTTCTACGGCACCGCCGTCGAGGTGGCCGCGCCACCGTTGCGAACGGCGCTCGCCGCCGGGCGTACCCCCGAGGTGCTGGACCTCGGGGCGGGCACCGGCCTGCTCTCCCTGCTGCTGGCCGCCGCGGTCCCCGGCGTCCGGCTGACGCTGGTCGACGGCGCGCCCGCGATGCTGGCGGTGGCCACCGGCCACCTGGCCGCCCGGGGCGTGCCGCACCGCACGGTCCACGCCGACCTGGGCGACCCCCTGCCCGCCGGGCGGTACGACGCGGTGGTCTCCGCGCTGGCCGTCCACCACCTCGACGACGACGGCAAGCGGGCGCTCTACCGCCGGGTGGTGGACGCGCTGACGCCGGGCGGGGTGTTCGTCAACGCCGAGCAGGTGGCCGGCCCCACCCCGGCGCTCGACCGGCGTTACGACGAGGTGTGGACGGCGCGGATCACCGAGCGGGGCTCCGACGCCGCCGAGATCGCCGCCGCGCGGCAGCGGATGCGGCACGACCGCCCGGCGACCGTGGCCGAGCAGTGTCGCTGGCTCGCCGAGGCGGGCCTGGTCGACGTGGACTGCTTCTTCAAGGAGTGGCGGTTCGCCGTCTTCGGCGGCCACCGTCCGGGATGA
- the rpsI gene encoding 30S ribosomal protein S9: MTDITETEVAPEATEAPAPVARAPRGDRPIQTVGRRKEAIVRVRIVPGSGKITCNGRDLEAYFPSKVHQQLIKDPLVTAEKPEAFDVIANLRGGGTTGQAGALRLAIARALIVNEPDDRPALKKAGFLTRDARVKESKKYGLKKARKAPQYSKR; encoded by the coding sequence ATGACCGACATCACCGAGACCGAGGTCGCCCCCGAGGCCACCGAGGCGCCGGCGCCCGTCGCGCGCGCGCCCCGCGGTGACCGCCCGATCCAGACCGTGGGTCGGCGCAAGGAAGCCATCGTCCGGGTCCGGATCGTCCCCGGCAGTGGCAAGATCACCTGCAACGGCCGTGACCTCGAGGCCTACTTCCCGAGCAAGGTGCACCAGCAGCTCATCAAGGACCCGCTGGTCACCGCCGAGAAGCCCGAGGCGTTCGACGTGATCGCCAACCTGCGGGGCGGCGGCACCACCGGCCAGGCCGGCGCGCTGCGGCTCGCCATCGCCCGGGCGCTGATCGTCAACGAGCCCGACGACCGCCCGGCCCTGAAGAAGGCCGGCTTCCTGACCCGTGACGCCCGGGTCAAGGAGAGCAAGAAGTACGGCCTCAAGAAGGCCCGTAAGGCTCCCCAGTACTCGAAGCGCTGA
- a CDS encoding DUF6364 family protein — translation MTAKVTLSFSDETIEEARRFAKREGLSLSAWMDQAAREKALREVFTAHAAAVSRAGLDLESAALADAQEAALVDDALFGGGRPRAA, via the coding sequence ATGACCGCCAAGGTGACGTTGTCGTTCTCCGACGAGACGATCGAGGAGGCGCGCCGGTTCGCCAAGCGGGAGGGCCTGTCCCTCTCCGCCTGGATGGACCAGGCCGCCCGGGAGAAGGCGCTGCGCGAGGTCTTCACCGCGCACGCCGCCGCCGTCAGCCGTGCCGGCCTGGACCTCGAATCCGCCGCCCTGGCCGACGCCCAGGAGGCCGCGCTGGTCGACGACGCCCTGTTCGGCGGTGGGCGCCCGCGTGCTGCGTAG